In Acanthopagrus latus isolate v.2019 chromosome 17, fAcaLat1.1, whole genome shotgun sequence, the following are encoded in one genomic region:
- the gapdhs gene encoding glyceraldehyde-3-phosphate dehydrogenase 2 — translation MSDLCVGINGFGRIGRLVLRACLQKGIKVVAINDPFIDLKYMVYMFKYDSTHGRYHGEVSEEDGKLMVDGNAIAVYQCMKPAEIPWGDAGAKYVVESTGVFLSVEKANAHIQGGAQRVVVSAPSPDAPMFVMGVNEEKYDPATMKIVSNASCTTNCLAPLAKVIHDNFGIEEALMTTVHAYTATQKTVDGPSAKAWRDGRGAHQNIIPASTGAAKAVGKVIPELNGKLTGMAFRVPVADVSVVDLTCRLSKPASYAEIKEACKKAAHGPMKGVLGYTEDSVVSSDFIGDTHSSIFDAGAGISLNDNFVKLISWYDNEFGYSHRVADLLLYMHSKD, via the exons ATGTCAGATCTCTGTGTTGGAATCAATGG CTTCGGTCGTATTGGCCGTCTGGTCTTGAGGGCTTGCCTTCAGAAGGGCATCAAGGTTGTGGCCATCAATGATCCCTTCATTGACTTGAAGTACATG GTCTACATGTTCAAGTATGACTCCACCCATGGCCGTTACCATGGTGAGGTCAGTGAAGAAGATGGCAAGCTCATGGTCGACGGCAACGCCATCGCTGTCTACCAGTG CATGAAGCCAGCAGAGATCCCCTGGGGCGATGCTGGAGCCAAGTACGTTGTTGAGTCCACTGGAGTCTTCCTCAGTGTGGAAAAGGCCAAc GCTCACATCCAGGGTGGAGCACAGCGTGTGGTTGTGTCCGCCCCCTCACCCGATGCTCCAATGTTTGTCATGGGAGTTAATGAGGAGAAATATGACCCTGCCACCATGAAGATCGTCAG CAATGCCTCCTGCACCACCAACTGCCTGGCCCCCCTGGCCAAAGTCATCCATGATAACTTTGGCATTGAGGAGGCTCTCATG ACCACAGTCCATGCATACACAGCCACCCAGAAGACAGTGGATGGTCCCAGCGCCAAGGCCTGGCGTGATGGCCGTGGTGCCCACCAGAACATCATTCCAGCATCCACTGGTGCCGCCAAGGCAGTCGGCAAAGTTATCCCCGAGCTCAACGG TAAGCTGACAGGCATGGCCTTCAGGGTGCCTGTGGCTGATGTGTCAGTGGTGGATCTGACATGCCGTCTGTCCAAGCCTGCATCTTATGCTGAGATTAAGGAAGCCTGCAAGAAGGCCGCACATGGGCCCATGAAGGGAGTGCTGGGTTACACCGAGGACTCT GTGGTGTCCTCTGACTTCATCGGTGACACCCACTCCTCAATCTTTGATGCTGGCGCTGGCATCTCCCTCAACGACAACTTTGTCAAGCTCATTTCCTG gtatgATAATGAGTTTGGCTACAGCCACCGTGTCGCTGACCTCCTTCTGTACATGCACTCCAAGGACTAA
- the LOC119005694 gene encoding macrophage mannose receptor 1-like, whose product MGKRSSPELTLTLLLMASLHSEAFRINKWVYYSPRTLTWTEARLYCQKKHTDMVTWGAVDAAWMTDWLNTLEVQNVWIGLARDPENRSAWKWINLKTREGLSGGDVSQSANWASGKKSQLCAAVSDEYQKWYTTQCLNEHGFYCSVTDNISHYGDTLDWYNASKYCQAESGQLATVTQINTGEFQLSGWIGLYQGADETWQWIGDSQSDYRNWVEGEPLNRDCAYLNVVDQKWYSTGCSKKHEVVCYDDKLLVVKENKTWEEALMHCQNIDTKCSDSSGHCIIKHYLLSLELLSDYDYVRERIYTATTDEVWTGLRFLGGEWLWVDGQKLQDQGKLPDCPPQQKHCGTLSKHDTNNWIIRDCSERRNFICYGAKEMVET is encoded by the exons ATGGGGAAACGGAGCAGCCCTgagctcacactcacactcctGCTCATGGCCTCTCTGCACTCAGAGGCGTTCCGCATAAATAAGTGGGTTTACTATTCACCGCGCACATTGACCTGGACAGAGGCCAGACTGTACTGCCAGAAGAAGCACACTGACATGGTTACCTGGGGCGCAGTGGATGCTGCCTGGATGACTGATTGGCTGAACACACTTGAGGTCCAAAATGTCTGGATTGGTCTGGCCAGAGACCCTGAGAATCGCTCAGCCTGGAAGTGGATAAATCTGAA gaCAAGAGAGGGGCTCTCAGGAGGCGATGTCTCACAGAGCGCCAACTGGGCCAGTGGGAAAAAGAGCCAGCTGTGTGCCGCTGTGTCAGATGAGTATCAAAAGTGGTACACAACTCAATGTTTGAATGAACATGGATTCTACTGCTCAGTCACAGACAATATAAGTCATTATGGAGACACCCTTGATTGGTACAATGCTTCTAAATACTGTCAGGCTGAGTCTGGTCAACTAGCCACCGTCACCCAAATTAACACCGGTGAGTTCCAGCTGAGCGGCTGGATCGGACTGTACCAAGGGGCTGATGAGACCTGGCAATGGATCGGAGACTCGCAATCTGACTACAGAAACTGGGTAGAAGGGGAGCCACTAAACAGAGACTGTGCCTATCTTAATGTTGTTGATCAGAAGTGGTACAGCACAGGGTGCTCCAAAAAGCACGAGGTTGTCTGCTATGATGACAAACTGTTGGTGGTAAAAGAGAACAAGACATGGGAGGAGGCTCTGATGCACTGCCAGAACATTGATACCAAATGCTCTGACTCCTCGGGACACTGCATCATCAAACACTATCTCCTGAGCCTGGAGCTTTTGTCTGACTATGACTATGTCAGAGAGAGGATCTACACTGCCACAACCGATGAG GTGTGGACGGGCCTGCGCTTCCTGGGAGGGGAGTGGTTGTGGGTGGATGGTCAGAAGCTGCAGGACCAGGGGAAGCTGCCAGATTGTCCACCccagcagaaacactgtggcACCCTGTCCAAACACGACACCAACAACTGGATCATAAGGGACTGCTCAGAAAGAAGAAACTTCATCTGCTATGGAGCCAAAGAAATGGtagaaacatga
- the tmem147 gene encoding transmembrane protein 147 has translation MTLFHFGNCFALAYFPYFITYKCSGLSEYNAFWRCVQAGATYLFVQLCKMLFLATFFPTWEGGAGVYDFVGEFMKATVDLADLLGLHLVMSRNAGKGEYKIMVAAMGWATAELVMSRCLPLWVGARGIEFDWKYIQMSFDSNISLVHYIAMAAVVWMFTRYDLPKSFRLPVTVLLALCVYKAFLMELFVHVFLLGSWTVLLVKAVLTGAISLCSLFLFVTLVHSN, from the exons ATGACGCTGTTTCACTTCGGGAACTGCTTTGCCCTGGCATATTTCCCTTACTTCATAACGTACAAGTGCAGTGGCCT TTCAGAGTACAATGCCTTCTGGAGATGTGTCCAGGCTGGAGCAACCTACTTGTTTGTCCAGCTCTGTAAG atgttGTTCCTAGCCACATTTTTCCCCACGTGGGAAGGAGGAGCTGGAGTTTATGACTTTGTAGGG GAATTTATGAAGGCAACAGTGGACTTGGCGGACCTGTTGGGCCTCCATCTTGTGATGTCTCGTAATGCTGGTAAAGGAGAGTACAAGATCATGGTGGCTGCCATGGGCTGGGCAACAGCAGAACTTGTGATGTCCAG atgtcttcctctgtgGGTGGGAGCCAGAGGGATTGAGTTTGACTGGAAATACATCCAGATGAGCTTTGACTCCAACATTAGTTTG gTCCATTACATTGCCATGGCAGCAGTGGTGTGGATGTTCACACGGTATGACCTTCCTAAGAGCTTCAGGCTTCCTGTGACTGTGCTGTTGGCTCTCTGCGTCTACAAGGCTTTCCTAATGGA GTTGTTCGTCCATGTCTTCCTGTTGGGCAGCTGGACAGTGCTGTTGGTCAAAGCTGTGCTGACAGGCgccatttctctctgctctctgtttctcttcgtCACCCTGGTCCACAGTAATTGA